A genomic segment from Candidatus Magasanikbacteria bacterium RIFOXYB2_FULL_38_10 encodes:
- a CDS encoding DNA-formamidopyrimidine glycosylase, with product MPELPEVETIRQDLTKLIVGKKIAAVEVRFKKMVQPGNFSKVLVGRKIKKISRRAKLLIFELSGGLKMLVHLKMTGQLVYRAQDGKIGAVGGHPIVQNLQELPNKFSHVIFTFTDHSHLFFNDVRKFGYLKIADEKEVEEVKASYGIEPFTKDFILENFTTVILSRSKMKIKQLLMAQELIAGLGNIYSDEACFYAGVRPQKPAGSLSNQEIKKLFLAILKVLKKSLGKRGTSVENYVDVYGREGGFVPYLMVYGRAGEKCKLCGNNLVKLKIGGRTSVYCPHCQK from the coding sequence ATGCCGGAACTTCCCGAAGTAGAAACAATCCGTCAAGATTTAACCAAATTGATTGTTGGAAAAAAAATTGCCGCTGTTGAAGTACGGTTTAAAAAAATGGTTCAGCCCGGTAATTTTTCTAAAGTTTTGGTTGGACGGAAAATAAAAAAAATTTCCCGCCGCGCCAAGCTTTTGATTTTTGAATTATCGGGTGGTTTAAAAATGTTGGTGCATTTAAAAATGACCGGCCAGCTTGTCTATCGCGCCCAGGATGGAAAAATAGGGGCGGTGGGCGGTCATCCTATTGTGCAGAACTTGCAGGAATTGCCCAACAAATTTAGTCATGTTATTTTTACCTTTACCGACCACTCCCATTTATTTTTTAATGATGTCAGGAAATTTGGTTATTTAAAAATTGCCGATGAAAAAGAAGTAGAGGAGGTAAAAGCCTCTTATGGCATAGAGCCTTTTACTAAAGATTTCATTTTAGAAAATTTTACAACTGTAATTTTAAGTCGGTCCAAAATGAAAATCAAGCAATTGTTAATGGCTCAGGAGCTCATTGCCGGATTGGGTAATATTTATTCTGATGAAGCCTGTTTTTATGCCGGTGTGAGACCACAAAAACCGGCCGGTTCTCTGTCTAATCAAGAAATTAAAAAATTATTTTTGGCAATTTTAAAAGTTTTAAAAAAATCTTTAGGTAAAAGAGGGACTTCAGTGGAAAATTATGTGGATGTCTACGGCCGTGAAGGTGGTTTTGTTCCTTATTTAATGGTGTATGGCCGCGCGGGTGAAAAATGTAAACTCTGCGGGAATAATTTGGTAAAATTAAAAATAGGCGGACGTACCTCTGTTTATTGTCCGCATTGTCAAAAATGA